One window of Uloborus diversus isolate 005 chromosome 3, Udiv.v.3.1, whole genome shotgun sequence genomic DNA carries:
- the LOC129219390 gene encoding putative defense protein 3, whose product MKFVELFKTLLLVLSSAICSCYPQGAPIDICDTISHSRNPGLTFAYEAPYALFQTSLSYKPGQVINVSIQRLTTHSTFEGFMVQAVDKISGRYIGRFLDADGLHPMDECSAVTHKDNKPKTSIQLAWVAPLSQRGDVVFRGTILERKTKYYEGLVSRLEPVRNQY is encoded by the exons ATGAAGTTTGTGGAATTGTTCAAAACTTTGTTGCTGGTTTTGTCAAGCGCAATTTGTAGCTGCTATCCCCAAGGCGCTCCAATTGATATCTGTGATACAATCAGCCACTCGCGAAATCCTGGATTAACTTTCGCATATGAGGCACCTTATGCACTTTTCCAGACTTCGCTTTCTTACAAACCTGGTCAAGTTATTAATG TTAGCATTCAAAGGTTGACGACGCATTCAACTTTTGAAGGTTTCATGGTGCAAGCAGTAGACAAAATTTCTGGAAGATATATTGGCAGGTTTTTAGATGCAGATGGGCTGCATCCCATGGATGAATGTTCAGCTGTCACTCATAAAGATAATAAGCCCAAGACATCAATACAACTGGCTTGGGTTGCTCCATTAAGTCAAAGAGGAGATGTTGTCTTCAG AGGTACTATTCTCGAAAGAAAGACGAAATACTATGAAGGACTCGTATCACGTTTGGAGCCAGTGAGAAACCAGTATTGA